The following coding sequences lie in one Enterococcus sp. 9E7_DIV0242 genomic window:
- a CDS encoding serine hydrolase domain-containing protein, with protein MAYIDSLNEYLEFYDKNGYLQGNLLVLDKGKPIIQKSYGQASIECGIENSLKTKFMIGSLTKAFTSMLVFILQEEKKLNINDSIQQYIRDFSDSSQTTIYHCLTCTTGIPDFTSCPDFWDKDMRLTKTLDEMIDWIDKQERLFEVGTQHAYSSSDYLVLTKIIEIVTELSYEKALQRYILEPLGMADSGCLNEQEIVRGLADSYSYWGSEIKTVKTNLSFPLGAYGMYSTLSDLQIWNQAVQENQLIGEDSALKMFEPFQETYACGWDIGLLMGQKYRQHMGIIDGFFSSIKQFPEKEFTVIFLSNQAVLPVTAITKQLAEIRFGKKYTAPIETPAVLSSELREELVGKYVAENNSGSFEIILENGTLYLQIAKRYDVLYKFGLSLLESASGSRFLRADKIDETLRITKNALIYKDVDGVLSQFRKV; from the coding sequence ATGGCATATATTGATTCGTTAAATGAATACTTAGAGTTTTACGATAAAAATGGCTATTTACAAGGGAATCTTCTGGTTTTAGACAAGGGAAAACCGATTATTCAGAAAAGTTATGGGCAGGCATCGATTGAATGCGGTATTGAAAATAGCTTGAAAACAAAATTTATGATTGGTTCTTTAACAAAGGCGTTCACTTCTATGTTGGTTTTTATTCTTCAAGAGGAGAAAAAGCTGAATATCAATGATTCGATACAACAGTATATACGTGATTTTTCAGATAGTTCGCAAACAACTATCTATCATTGCTTGACCTGCACAACAGGGATTCCTGACTTTACATCATGCCCTGATTTTTGGGATAAGGACATGCGACTGACTAAAACTCTAGATGAGATGATTGATTGGATCGATAAGCAAGAACGATTGTTTGAAGTGGGGACACAACATGCCTATTCTTCTTCTGATTATCTTGTATTGACGAAAATCATCGAAATTGTTACCGAACTCTCTTATGAAAAGGCTTTACAGCGGTATATTTTGGAGCCATTGGGGATGGCAGACTCAGGGTGCCTGAATGAGCAAGAAATTGTTCGTGGTTTAGCGGATAGTTATAGCTATTGGGGGTCAGAAATCAAGACGGTCAAGACCAATCTATCCTTTCCGTTAGGGGCGTATGGCATGTATTCTACGCTTTCAGATTTACAAATTTGGAATCAAGCGGTACAGGAAAATCAATTGATTGGTGAAGACAGTGCGCTGAAAATGTTTGAACCGTTTCAGGAAACCTATGCCTGCGGCTGGGATATTGGGCTTCTAATGGGTCAAAAATACCGACAGCATATGGGAATCATTGATGGCTTTTTCAGTTCGATCAAGCAATTTCCGGAAAAGGAATTTACTGTGATATTCCTGAGCAATCAAGCAGTATTACCTGTAACAGCTATTACAAAGCAACTAGCTGAGATTCGTTTTGGGAAGAAATATACGGCACCAATAGAAACACCCGCAGTATTATCAAGCGAACTGCGAGAGGAATTGGTTGGTAAATACGTTGCAGAAAATAATAGTGGTTCTTTTGAAATCATCTTGGAAAATGGCACTCTTTATTTACAGATAGCTAAAAGATATGATGTCTTGTATAAGTTTGGGTTGTCCTTGCTTGAATCGGCATCAGGCTCTCGTTTTCTTCGAGCAGATAAAATCGATGAGACGTTGAGAATAACCAAGAATGCGTTGATTTATAAGGATGTAGATGGGGTTCTGTCTCAATTTCGAAAAGTATAA
- a CDS encoding NAD(P)H-dependent oxidoreductase has translation MKFGIILGSTREGRVSPQVGAYIKKIAGEHSEHDFEIVDVKEYDLPFLGTGTPNPAWNKKIDELDGYVFVVQEYNHGMAASLKNALDSARDEWFNKAAGIVSYGSGGGIRAAEQLRMVLAEQKIADVRTNPAFNLFTDFENFSTFNPGAHMEAGVTDMLNELIEWSKAFETIRETAAV, from the coding sequence ATGAAATTTGGGATTATCTTAGGAAGTACAAGAGAAGGACGCGTAAGTCCACAGGTTGGAGCATACATAAAGAAAATTGCGGGTGAACATTCTGAGCATGACTTTGAAATTGTTGATGTGAAAGAATACGATTTACCATTTTTAGGTACAGGTACACCAAATCCAGCCTGGAATAAAAAAATCGATGAATTAGATGGCTATGTATTTGTCGTTCAAGAATACAACCATGGAATGGCGGCTTCTTTGAAGAACGCTTTAGACAGCGCACGTGACGAATGGTTCAACAAGGCAGCTGGAATCGTCAGCTATGGTTCAGGTGGCGGAATCCGTGCGGCAGAACAGCTTCGCATGGTATTAGCTGAACAAAAGATAGCGGATGTGCGTACCAATCCAGCATTCAACTTATTCACTGATTTTGAAAACTTCTCAACCTTCAATCCGGGTGCACATATGGAAGCTGGTGTGACGGACATGCTGAATGAGCTGATCGAGTGGTCTAAAGCGTTTGAAACGATTCGTGAAACGGCAGCTGTTTAA
- a CDS encoding cation-translocating P-type ATPase, translating to MEEKQESQKSRTYKQSITEVFKETKSTENGLSSADAAERLRTNGYNQLAEKKKKSSLQLFLETFKDAMVIVLLIVAVVQMVMGAYVESLVIFIVLLMNSVVSVIQTKKAEGSLEALKNLSAPDARVIRDGKEQTIAAKDLVVGDVFSLEAGDYVPADGRLLEASSLKVDEGMLTGESTSAEKEVTEIEGTVPVGDRVNMVHSGTIVTYGRAKVLVTAVAGQTEIGQVAGLLESTDEHKTPLQKGLDSFSKKLSLAILALSLVILGIQLARLFMGDQSGDMTESVVQAFMFAVAVAVAAIPEALQSIVTIVLSIGTKTMAKKNAIIRKLPAVETLGSTSIICTDKTGTLTQNKMTVVDYYLPNGETGDFNQEPSSWSLGEKRLVEINVLVNDAIIAEDGSKLGDPTEVALIDFSEANNQSYREIRETYPRQNELPFDSDRKLMSTVHEIDGERLLMTKGGPDIVFDRCDRVLLDGEVVPMTEALRQKYQEQNELFSTRALRVLAFGYKPLDQQEITFDDENGLIFAGLVAMIDPPREEVFQAIEEAHSAGIKTIMITGDHKTTAVAIAKEIGIFKEGDMALTGTELDELSEPQLVDVLKKVSVYARVSPENKIRIVRAWQTMGHISAMTGDGVNDAPALKQADIGIAMGTGTDVAKDAAAMVLTDDNFVSIVSAVEVGRNVFDNIKKSIAYLFAGNLGAIISIIFALIADWSNPFTALQLLFINLVNDSLPAIALGMEKGEPTIMKRQPRDPNAGIFTGNTLISVTYRGILIAVAVIVAQWLGMQHSAEMGVAMSFSTLIWCRTLQTMPARSNTQTALQAGFFSNQMVLLAMLVCAVLYSVTLIPGLREVFAIPAAFGLEQIMICIGLALGATVLMEATKLILVAFKKEGAE from the coding sequence GTGGAAGAAAAACAGGAGAGTCAAAAAAGTAGGACTTACAAGCAAAGTATCACAGAGGTATTTAAAGAAACAAAGAGTACTGAAAATGGTCTCTCGTCAGCAGATGCTGCAGAACGTCTAAGAACAAACGGCTACAATCAATTGGCAGAAAAGAAAAAGAAATCCAGCTTGCAGCTGTTTCTTGAAACATTCAAGGATGCGATGGTTATTGTCTTGCTGATCGTTGCTGTTGTTCAGATGGTTATGGGTGCTTATGTTGAATCATTAGTCATTTTTATCGTACTACTGATGAACTCAGTCGTTAGTGTGATTCAGACGAAAAAAGCAGAGGGCTCCTTAGAAGCTTTGAAAAATTTGTCAGCGCCCGATGCACGTGTCATCCGTGATGGCAAAGAACAGACCATTGCGGCAAAAGATTTAGTAGTCGGTGACGTATTTTCCTTAGAAGCTGGGGATTATGTGCCAGCGGATGGTCGTCTCCTAGAAGCGAGTTCATTGAAGGTCGATGAAGGGATGCTTACAGGTGAATCGACATCAGCTGAAAAAGAAGTGACGGAGATTGAAGGGACAGTGCCTGTTGGCGATCGAGTGAATATGGTTCATAGCGGAACGATTGTTACCTATGGTCGAGCGAAGGTTTTAGTTACGGCGGTTGCCGGACAAACCGAAATCGGTCAGGTTGCCGGTTTACTGGAATCGACAGATGAGCACAAAACACCTTTACAAAAAGGGTTGGACAGCTTTAGTAAAAAGCTAAGTTTGGCAATTTTAGCTCTCTCCTTAGTTATTTTGGGGATTCAGTTGGCTCGTTTGTTTATGGGTGACCAATCAGGCGATATGACGGAAAGTGTCGTGCAAGCCTTCATGTTTGCTGTAGCAGTAGCCGTAGCGGCTATTCCAGAAGCCTTGCAGTCTATCGTGACGATCGTATTGTCTATTGGAACAAAAACGATGGCGAAAAAGAATGCGATCATTCGTAAGCTTCCGGCAGTAGAAACCTTAGGGTCAACCAGTATTATTTGTACAGATAAAACAGGAACCTTGACGCAAAATAAGATGACGGTCGTTGACTACTATCTGCCAAATGGCGAAACGGGTGACTTTAATCAAGAGCCGTCTAGCTGGTCGCTGGGGGAAAAACGGTTAGTGGAGATCAATGTATTGGTAAACGATGCAATTATTGCAGAGGATGGCAGTAAGCTGGGTGATCCTACTGAGGTAGCGTTGATCGATTTTAGTGAAGCCAATAATCAAAGCTATCGTGAGATTCGTGAGACGTACCCACGTCAAAATGAGCTTCCTTTCGATTCAGATCGTAAACTGATGTCGACAGTACATGAAATTGATGGCGAACGACTACTGATGACAAAAGGTGGTCCGGATATTGTGTTTGATCGCTGTGACCGAGTTTTGCTAGATGGTGAAGTGGTACCGATGACTGAAGCACTTCGTCAAAAGTACCAAGAACAAAACGAGCTATTTTCTACTCGTGCTTTGCGTGTACTGGCATTTGGCTATAAACCGTTGGATCAACAGGAAATTACGTTTGATGATGAAAATGGGTTGATATTTGCTGGTCTTGTTGCGATGATCGATCCGCCGAGAGAAGAGGTCTTTCAGGCGATTGAAGAAGCGCATTCAGCCGGAATCAAGACGATCATGATTACTGGTGATCATAAGACGACAGCGGTAGCGATTGCTAAAGAAATCGGGATTTTTAAAGAGGGTGACATGGCATTGACTGGTACAGAGCTTGATGAGTTGAGTGAACCACAGCTTGTCGACGTGTTGAAAAAAGTCAGTGTGTATGCACGTGTTTCTCCTGAGAATAAAATCAGAATTGTGCGCGCATGGCAAACGATGGGGCACATTTCAGCGATGACAGGTGACGGTGTGAACGATGCACCGGCTCTGAAACAAGCAGATATCGGTATCGCAATGGGAACCGGTACAGACGTTGCGAAAGATGCGGCAGCGATGGTTCTGACCGATGATAACTTTGTTTCGATCGTTAGTGCTGTAGAAGTTGGTCGAAATGTCTTTGATAACATCAAAAAATCAATTGCTTATCTGTTTGCCGGAAACCTGGGAGCAATCATTTCGATCATCTTTGCCTTGATCGCTGACTGGTCTAATCCATTTACTGCGCTTCAACTGCTGTTCATTAACCTAGTCAATGACTCGTTACCGGCAATTGCATTAGGGATGGAGAAAGGCGAACCAACGATCATGAAACGTCAGCCACGTGATCCGAATGCGGGTATTTTTACTGGGAATACCTTGATTTCAGTGACGTATCGGGGCATCTTGATTGCGGTAGCTGTAATTGTTGCACAATGGCTTGGTATGCAGCATTCTGCTGAAATGGGTGTAGCAATGTCCTTCTCAACATTGATTTGGTGTCGTACGCTTCAAACAATGCCGGCTCGTTCAAATACGCAGACAGCCCTACAAGCTGGGTTCTTCTCGAATCAAATGGTCTTACTGGCTATGTTGGTTTGTGCGGTTTTATATAGTGTTACGTTGATTCCGGGCTTGAGAGAAGTCTTTGCTATTCCAGCGGCCTTTGGCTTAGAACAAATCATGATTTGTATTGGGTTAGCTCTGGGCGCAACAGTCTTGATGGAAGCAACAAAACTGATTTTAGTGGCGTTCAAAAAAGAAGGCGCTGAATAA
- a CDS encoding DUF6273 domain-containing protein produces the protein MKEYTIGSSLNFGGFTWQILDNKKDALLLITDTIIEQRSYHDAYTEITWAGCALRSYLNGSFYDAFSEADKARILPVTNKNPNNEWYNTTGGEETEDHIFLLSLEEVACMYFGDSSTNLYRPGKNQRYWFQRKDPNNSKRLAKLLDKDGEWWWLRSPGRVNVKAAYIHGTDGNIGIQGNNILKGNISDGRCTGGVRPTLWLKHP, from the coding sequence ATGAAAGAATACACAATCGGTTCCAGCTTGAATTTTGGTGGATTTACATGGCAAATACTAGATAACAAAAAGGATGCCCTCTTGCTCATTACTGATACGATCATTGAACAACGCTCGTATCACGATGCCTATACAGAAATAACATGGGCAGGCTGTGCATTACGAAGCTATTTGAATGGTTCCTTTTACGATGCCTTCAGTGAGGCCGATAAAGCTAGAATCCTTCCGGTCACCAATAAAAATCCGAATAACGAATGGTATAACACAACAGGTGGTGAAGAGACAGAAGATCATATTTTCTTGTTAAGCCTTGAAGAAGTTGCTTGTATGTATTTCGGTGACAGCAGCACAAACCTCTATCGGCCAGGAAAAAATCAGCGTTACTGGTTTCAAAGAAAGGACCCGAATAACAGCAAGCGGCTAGCCAAGCTATTGGACAAAGACGGTGAATGGTGGTGGCTGCGCTCTCCCGGTCGTGTAAATGTAAAGGCTGCCTACATTCATGGGACAGATGGAAACATAGGCATTCAAGGAAACAATATCTTAAAAGGTAATATCAGTGATGGTCGTTGTACGGGCGGTGTCCGTCCAACTTTATGGTTAAAGCATCCGTAG
- a CDS encoding MerR family transcriptional regulator codes for MELKKVSQVSKEYRVSTRMLRYYEQVGLLESQRKEGYAYRVYDEQTILRLQQIILLRKLRIPVKQIIHILNNSDAIQTVEIFRQNIDQLDKEITALSTVKDILERFTKEIKEKADVKLKLLGDEALLSAVNSLSFSDNQLKKSKEEPSMNDLNTASEKLNKLEDKDVRIIYLPPMTIAAAYASGEGCEGKTAGMISQFIADTDLLTLKPDARSFGFDCSEGATAVGEGSHRYETWVSVPDDLDIPAPLVKRAFSGGLYAAHVLRSWDFSDWRWLKEWVETSELYENDWGSPRWESPETVYGQGFEETLNFYNFIQTHHSDMNRLQLDLLFPIREK; via the coding sequence ATGGAACTAAAAAAAGTCAGTCAGGTATCAAAGGAATATAGGGTATCCACAAGAATGCTGCGCTATTATGAGCAAGTAGGTTTACTGGAAAGCCAAAGAAAGGAAGGATATGCCTATCGTGTTTATGACGAGCAAACCATCCTTCGATTACAACAAATCATCTTACTACGTAAATTACGGATTCCGGTAAAACAAATCATCCATATACTCAACAATTCTGATGCGATTCAGACTGTTGAAATTTTCAGACAAAATATCGATCAACTCGATAAAGAAATCACAGCGCTTTCTACAGTAAAAGACATCTTAGAACGCTTCACAAAGGAGATAAAGGAAAAAGCTGATGTAAAACTAAAGTTGCTTGGCGATGAGGCACTGCTTTCTGCAGTAAACTCACTTTCCTTTTCAGATAATCAATTAAAAAAATCAAAGGAGGAACCATCCATGAATGATTTGAACACAGCAAGCGAAAAATTAAACAAGCTAGAGGATAAGGATGTCCGTATTATTTATTTGCCACCAATGACGATTGCAGCAGCTTATGCCTCAGGAGAAGGCTGTGAGGGGAAAACGGCAGGGATGATCAGTCAATTTATCGCTGACACGGATTTATTGACATTGAAACCTGATGCTCGAAGCTTTGGCTTCGATTGTTCTGAAGGTGCTACTGCCGTAGGGGAAGGTTCGCATAGATACGAAACGTGGGTATCTGTTCCAGATGATCTGGACATACCGGCACCACTCGTGAAACGAGCATTTAGCGGCGGCCTGTATGCAGCTCATGTCCTTCGTTCTTGGGATTTTTCGGATTGGCGTTGGCTTAAAGAATGGGTGGAGACAAGCGAGCTATATGAAAACGACTGGGGATCGCCTCGTTGGGAATCGCCTGAAACGGTTTATGGCCAAGGCTTTGAGGAAACGTTAAATTTCTATAATTTCATCCAAACACATCACTCTGATATGAATCGTTTACAGCTCGATTTGCTCTTTCCTATACGAGAAAAATAG
- the kdpA gene encoding potassium-transporting ATPase subunit KdpA: MNSTMISGGVFLLTLLLLAIPLGKYISEILQGRTPRYVRFIQPIEKLVYKGIGNAASGNMSAKKYFLSIVFLSFFSIISLFLLLLTQQWLPLNSQAVSGMSVTLALNTAVSFVTNTNWQAYAGEEALSLFSQIFGLTVQNFLSAAVGMAVLCVLIRGFVQKKEKGLGNFWQDVTRGILYILLPLSLIVSLLLISQGAVQTFSSGTAYEGLNGQSLWLPLGTVASQVAIKQLGTNGGGFYGANAAHPFENPTVLSNFIENISILLIPAALIIAFGFWIKEWKQGRTIAIVSFLFLTVGFLVIAINEFASPDFLHVLTMGNMEGKEVRFGIDWSALWAVSTTAASNGSVNSMLDSFTPLGGLVPMFMMQLGEIIFGGIGSGLYGMLTFILLTVFIAGLLVGRTPEYLGKKVEPFEMKMASIVVLTPLLLTLFGATALVLHPAVFSWLTNQGAHGFSEVLYAATSLANNNGSAFGGLLADTDFLNNLGSLLMLLSRFLPMAAVIFMAGSFSRKQQSAISEGTLSTVNPVFVTMLVIVILVVGALSFLPAVALGPIAEFFQNR, translated from the coding sequence ATGAACAGTACAATGATCAGCGGTGGTGTGTTTTTACTGACACTGTTACTTTTAGCAATTCCTCTGGGAAAATATATTTCTGAAATTTTACAAGGTAGGACGCCACGGTATGTCCGTTTCATCCAACCAATAGAAAAATTAGTATATAAAGGGATTGGTAACGCTGCGAGTGGAAACATGTCAGCGAAAAAATATTTTTTATCGATAGTGTTCCTTTCGTTCTTTTCAATAATCAGTCTTTTTCTTTTACTTTTGACGCAGCAATGGCTGCCACTTAACAGTCAAGCTGTATCAGGGATGTCAGTCACACTGGCATTGAATACAGCTGTCAGTTTTGTGACGAATACCAACTGGCAGGCGTATGCAGGGGAAGAAGCACTCTCTTTGTTTTCTCAAATTTTTGGGTTAACGGTGCAAAACTTTCTCTCTGCTGCCGTTGGAATGGCGGTATTGTGCGTGCTGATTCGGGGCTTTGTTCAGAAGAAAGAAAAGGGGCTGGGAAATTTTTGGCAGGACGTGACACGTGGCATCCTTTATATCCTGCTGCCGCTATCATTGATTGTTTCGCTGCTGCTGATTTCTCAAGGAGCAGTTCAAACTTTTTCAAGTGGTACGGCGTATGAAGGACTAAACGGGCAATCGCTGTGGTTGCCATTAGGGACTGTAGCAAGCCAAGTAGCGATCAAACAATTAGGAACGAATGGTGGGGGCTTTTATGGTGCCAATGCCGCACATCCTTTTGAAAATCCGACAGTACTCAGTAACTTTATAGAGAATATCAGTATCCTGCTGATTCCGGCAGCGCTAATTATTGCTTTTGGCTTCTGGATCAAGGAATGGAAGCAAGGGCGAACGATTGCGATTGTTTCTTTCCTGTTTTTAACGGTGGGATTCTTAGTTATTGCAATCAACGAATTTGCCAGTCCAGATTTTCTTCATGTGTTGACTATGGGGAATATGGAAGGGAAGGAAGTTCGTTTTGGTATCGATTGGTCTGCGTTGTGGGCAGTCAGCACGACCGCAGCCTCGAATGGATCGGTAAATAGTATGCTGGATAGCTTTACGCCATTGGGTGGATTGGTTCCGATGTTCATGATGCAGCTGGGAGAAATTATTTTCGGTGGTATCGGCAGCGGGCTTTACGGAATGCTGACATTTATTTTGCTCACGGTTTTTATTGCTGGGTTATTGGTCGGTAGAACACCGGAGTATCTTGGGAAAAAGGTCGAGCCATTTGAGATGAAGATGGCAAGTATCGTCGTTTTAACACCGTTGCTTTTGACGTTGTTTGGTGCCACTGCGCTTGTTCTTCATCCCGCTGTTTTCTCATGGCTGACCAATCAAGGCGCGCATGGCTTTTCCGAAGTTTTGTATGCTGCGACGTCATTGGCAAATAATAATGGGAGTGCCTTTGGGGGGCTACTGGCAGATACAGATTTTCTGAATAATTTGGGTAGTTTATTGATGCTACTGTCTCGTTTTTTACCAATGGCAGCTGTCATTTTCATGGCGGGAAGCTTTAGTCGAAAACAACAAAGTGCTATTAGCGAAGGAACCTTATCTACAGTAAATCCTGTATTTGTGACAATGCTGGTCATTGTTATTTTAGTTGTTGGTGCATTAAGCTTTCTTCCGGCGGTTGCGCTTGGACCGATCGCTGAGTTTTTTCAAAATAGATAG
- the kdpB gene encoding potassium-transporting ATPase subunit KdpB, whose protein sequence is MEKNKTIWALKEAIKKLDPRIQIKNPVMFVVYLGAAASTILIFSEPNVPRWFTIAVAFLLWLTLIFANFAEAIAEGRGKAQAESLKQAKKDVLTYKIKNIEDVKKNQLIEIRSSDLKKEDLVYVRAGEQIPADGDVVEGAASVDESAITGESAPVIRESGGDRSAVTGGTTVVSDYLIIKVTSENGQSFLDKMIAMVEGTQRKKTPNEIGLQILLIMLTIIFLGVSLSLIPFTSFASTLAGSGEAISAVIVIALLICLAPTTIGALVSSIGIAGMSRLTKENVIAMSGRAIEAAGDVDILLLDKTGTITLGNRRASEFLPVAGVSERELADAAQLSSLADETAEGRSIVVLAKEKFEIRSRELAGAEVTFIEFTAKTRMSGIDYQGDQIRKGAADTIKQYVLKHGGSYPEECDLLVEQIAKAGGTPLVVAKNQQVMGVIYLKDIVKNGVKEQFSDMRKMGIKTIMITGDNPLTAAAIAAEAGVDDFLAEATPENKMTMIRDFQEQGHLVAMTGDGTNDAPALAQADVAVAMNTGTQAAKEAGNMIDLDSSPTKLLKVVQIGKQLLMTRGALTTFSIANDIAKYFAVIPVLFYSIYPELTALNVMQLTSPVTAILSAVIYNALIIVALIPLALKGVPYKEKPASRILRDNLLLYGLGGIIAPFIAIKGIDLLLTLIIS, encoded by the coding sequence ATGGAAAAAAATAAGACTATATGGGCGTTGAAGGAAGCAATCAAAAAGCTGGACCCACGGATTCAGATAAAAAATCCAGTGATGTTTGTCGTCTATCTAGGGGCAGCAGCATCAACAATCTTGATTTTCTCTGAACCGAACGTGCCTCGCTGGTTTACAATTGCGGTTGCTTTTCTGTTGTGGCTGACCTTGATTTTTGCCAATTTTGCCGAGGCGATTGCTGAAGGTCGAGGCAAAGCACAAGCAGAGAGCTTGAAGCAAGCGAAAAAGGATGTTCTGACGTATAAGATAAAAAATATAGAGGATGTAAAAAAGAATCAGCTGATTGAAATTCGTTCCTCTGATTTGAAAAAAGAAGATTTGGTTTATGTTCGAGCGGGTGAACAGATTCCAGCGGATGGTGACGTTGTAGAAGGGGCTGCTTCTGTTGATGAAAGTGCGATCACCGGAGAGTCAGCGCCGGTGATCCGAGAGTCGGGGGGCGACCGAAGTGCTGTAACAGGAGGAACAACGGTTGTCTCCGATTATCTGATTATTAAAGTCACTTCTGAAAATGGGCAGTCTTTTTTGGATAAAATGATTGCCATGGTTGAAGGTACTCAGCGGAAGAAAACACCCAATGAAATCGGACTGCAAATCCTTTTGATCATGTTGACGATTATTTTTCTGGGTGTGTCTCTTTCATTGATTCCATTCACTTCCTTTGCCAGCACGCTGGCAGGCTCAGGGGAAGCCATATCGGCGGTCATCGTGATTGCGTTGCTGATTTGTCTAGCTCCGACAACGATTGGTGCGTTGGTCTCTTCTATTGGGATTGCCGGAATGAGTCGGCTGACAAAGGAAAATGTGATTGCCATGAGTGGTCGGGCGATTGAAGCAGCCGGAGATGTGGATATTCTACTTCTGGATAAAACTGGAACTATTACTTTAGGCAACCGACGGGCAAGTGAGTTCTTACCGGTCGCGGGTGTCTCAGAGAGAGAGCTGGCCGATGCTGCGCAATTGTCTTCCTTGGCTGATGAAACAGCAGAAGGCCGGAGCATCGTAGTTCTTGCGAAAGAAAAATTTGAGATTCGTTCAAGAGAATTGGCTGGTGCAGAGGTGACATTTATTGAGTTTACGGCAAAAACGAGAATGAGTGGTATCGATTATCAAGGAGATCAGATTCGCAAAGGTGCTGCTGATACGATCAAGCAGTATGTGCTGAAGCATGGCGGCAGCTATCCGGAGGAATGTGATTTGCTAGTGGAGCAGATCGCTAAGGCTGGTGGAACCCCGTTAGTTGTTGCGAAAAATCAACAGGTCATGGGGGTAATTTATCTAAAGGATATTGTGAAAAATGGTGTGAAAGAACAATTTTCCGATATGCGGAAAATGGGTATAAAAACTATCATGATCACAGGAGACAATCCATTGACCGCGGCTGCAATTGCCGCAGAAGCTGGTGTGGATGATTTTCTAGCTGAAGCAACACCGGAAAATAAAATGACGATGATTCGTGATTTTCAGGAACAGGGACATTTGGTTGCTATGACAGGTGATGGTACCAATGATGCACCCGCATTGGCGCAGGCAGATGTTGCTGTTGCGATGAACACAGGCACACAAGCTGCCAAAGAAGCCGGCAATATGATCGATTTGGATTCGAGCCCAACCAAGCTGTTGAAGGTAGTACAAATCGGCAAACAGCTTCTGATGACACGCGGCGCACTAACGACGTTTAGTATCGCGAATGATATTGCAAAGTATTTTGCGGTTATCCCAGTGCTTTTTTACAGTATTTATCCAGAGCTGACCGCATTAAATGTCATGCAGCTGACTAGTCCGGTGACAGCAATTCTATCTGCAGTAATCTATAATGCGTTGATTATTGTTGCGCTGATTCCATTAGCGCTAAAAGGCGTTCCCTACAAGGAAAAACCAGCCAGCCGTATTCTAAGAGATAATCTGTTGCTTTATGGATTGGGTGGTATTATTGCACCGTTTATTGCGATCAAGGGAATCGATCTACTGTTGACGCTGATTATTTCTTAA
- the kdpC gene encoding K(+)-transporting ATPase subunit C, whose translation MKKEILGSLRFFLIMTLLCGGFYTFGVTGIAQLFFPYQANGSMLKEDNKVTGSALIGQEFTEARYIHGRPTEVSQLSPYSPQLKEKIEKRTTAIKEENNGAKEVPADLVMGSGSGVDPHISFEGAIYQAKRIADSRNVEIKQINDIIETNKETDRLTGNEYINVLVVNAALDQLT comes from the coding sequence ATGAAGAAAGAGATTTTAGGAAGCTTACGCTTTTTTCTGATAATGACACTTCTTTGTGGAGGGTTCTATACGTTCGGTGTCACAGGGATTGCACAGCTCTTTTTCCCTTACCAGGCAAATGGCAGTATGCTGAAAGAAGATAATAAAGTAACTGGTTCAGCACTGATTGGACAGGAATTCACCGAAGCGAGATATATTCATGGCCGACCGACAGAGGTCAGTCAATTATCTCCATACTCACCGCAACTAAAAGAAAAAATCGAGAAAAGAACAACGGCTATCAAAGAAGAAAACAATGGAGCGAAAGAAGTTCCAGCTGATTTAGTTATGGGATCAGGCAGTGGCGTTGATCCACATATTTCATTTGAAGGTGCCATTTATCAAGCCAAGCGAATTGCCGATAGCAGAAACGTCGAAATAAAACAGATCAATGATATAATTGAGACAAATAAAGAAACAGATCGACTGACAGGTAATGAGTATATTAATGTATTGGTAGTAAATGCGGCACTTGATCAGTTAACATAG